A segment of the candidate division WOR-3 bacterium genome:
AATGTTCCTTACGACTTCGGGCTTTCTGAACCATTCGTCCGGGGCCCAGTTCAACCCCGTTTTCAAGTACTGCCCGGAAAGCCTCCAGCGCGAGAATCGGCCTGATGCGCTTACCCGGGCCGAGCACCGCATATCGCATTGCTTCAGCCAGACGCCGCGGGACTCTCGGCTCGAACGACAACGACTTTGCCAGCCAGCGGTTGACCAGTACCCGGTCCTGCTCCAGGGTACGAGTAACTGCACCCAAGGTTTCGACTTGAGCTATGCCCGGACTAATCCCTAGGTTCAAGTACGGTCCTTGGTATCTGTCCTGCTCCGCGCCTCCGCAGCGCGCACTACGTTAGCAAGCAGCATTGCAACCGTCATCGGCCCGACTCCGCCCGGCACCGGAGTAATCGCTGACGCCTTCGGTTCGACACTTGCAAAGTCCACGTCGCCGACCAGCTTCCCCTCAATACTATTCGTACCCGCGTCAATAACCACTACTCCTTCGCTCACCATGTCGCCAGTCACAAGCTGCGGCACGCCGGCCGCAACAACAAGAATCTCGGCGCTCCGACACAAAGCAGCCAGGTCGTGCGTCTTGGTGTGACAGACCGTCACAGTCGCATCCGCCTGCGCACCACGCAGAAGGAGCATATTGGCCAGCGGCTTACCAACAAGCTTGCCTCGGCCGACAATCACGACCCGTTTGCCAGGTATGCTTATGCCACTTCGGACAAGTAGCTCGACGATTCCGGAGGGCGTAGCCGGCGTGAACAGTGGCTTGCCGGACACCAGTCGGCCAAGACTCGTCGACGTCAGACCATCAGCGTCCTTTGTCGGGTCAACGTATTCGAGCAAGGCCGCATCGTCGAGACCACG
Coding sequences within it:
- a CDS encoding bifunctional 5,10-methylenetetrahydrofolate dehydrogenase/5,10-methenyltetrahydrofolate cyclohydrolase, whose protein sequence is MARIIDGKAIAVQVSAELAVRIRRLRDQGIVPKLGIILTGGFVPSQTYVRNKERACAKVGIEVETSRFGEDVSFDVLRRQVEKWNQDPVLDGMIVQLPLPRGLDDAALLEYVDPTKDADGLTSTSLGRLVSGKPLFTPATPSGIVELLVRSGISIPGKRVVIVGRGKLVGKPLANMLLLRGAQADATVTVCHTKTHDLAALCRSAEILVVAAGVPQLVTGDMVSEGVVVIDAGTNSIEGKLVGDVDFASVEPKASAITPVPGGVGPMTVAMLLANVVRAAEARSRTDTKDRT